CGCGAGTTTCTGTATTCAGAAGATGCAGCACGGGGGATTGTTATGGGAACTCAATTCTATAACGAATCAGAACCAGTTAACTTGGGAACAGGTTATGAAATCTCCATTCTTGATTTAATAACTCTAATCTGCGAATTGATGGAGTTTAAGGGTGAAATTGTTTGGCAAACTGATAAGCCTAATGGTCAACCCCGCCGTTGTTTGGATACTGAACGGGCAAAGCAAGCCTTTAATTTCACAGCTCAGGTGGGCTTTGAGGAAGGGTTAAAGAATACCATTGAGTGGTATCGTCAACACGCCGCATAACAATGTACTAGTGAATGTCGGTTGTTATAAGCTGGGCGATGCCCAGCTTATTTGTTTGAGGCTATAAATTTTCATGGACAAAGTTAATCATCAACTAAATAAAGCAGAACTACGCCGCACTCTCCTGAAAACACGCCAATCAATATCCGTTAGAGAATGGAGAGAAAAAAGCGATCGCTTATGCTCTCATTTACAAAACTCTACTTTATTTACCCAAGCAAAAACAATACTTGCGTATTTTAGCTTTCGCCAAGAACCTGACCTCAGTCCACTATTTGCAAACACCCAATATCGTTGGGGATTTCCTCGCTGCGTTGATAAATACTTATGTTGGCATATTTGGACACCTAAAGATTCTATTCAAAGTGGCACTTATGGCATTACTGAACCGCAC
The Nostoc punctiforme PCC 73102 genome window above contains:
- a CDS encoding 5-formyltetrahydrofolate cyclo-ligase, coding for MDKVNHQLNKAELRRTLLKTRQSISVREWREKSDRLCSHLQNSTLFTQAKTILAYFSFRQEPDLSPLFANTQYRWGFPRCVDKYLCWHIWTPKDSIQSGTYGITEPHPDAPILDAAEVDLILVPSVACDYQGYRLGYGGGYYDRLLSLPQWQTKPTIGIIFDFAYLSQIPIEPWDKPLQAIFTETGLTQKG